The following are from one region of the Cytobacillus firmus genome:
- a CDS encoding serine hydrolase, giving the protein MDFHTLKAEILTLASSCEGRVAVCIHTGDGVIEKDADAVFSSASLIKVPILLAGLSQAEKGMLQLEEELEVTVSARVGGSGVLQAMARDLKIKVTDLMTLMIIVSDNTATNLIIELLGIEKINQLFKNLGFNHTSLNRKMMDFEALKNGIDNTTTARDMLYGIKALAEQKLLSGKYTEKALYILENQQFKNKLANTIDEEKVTVAGKTGELPGIEHDCAIFTHKGKAVCAAVLVDRLQNQAAGKEVLSAIGSRINQYMTHK; this is encoded by the coding sequence ATGGATTTTCATACACTTAAAGCGGAAATTCTTACATTGGCCAGCAGCTGTGAAGGCCGCGTTGCTGTATGTATCCATACCGGGGATGGTGTCATTGAAAAAGATGCCGATGCCGTTTTCTCTTCAGCCAGCTTAATAAAGGTGCCGATTTTACTTGCAGGACTTTCACAGGCGGAGAAAGGGATGCTGCAGCTTGAGGAGGAATTGGAAGTTACTGTTTCTGCCCGTGTTGGCGGATCAGGTGTATTGCAAGCTATGGCCAGAGATTTGAAGATCAAGGTGACAGACCTAATGACCCTTATGATCATTGTGTCTGATAATACAGCGACTAATCTTATCATTGAGCTGCTCGGAATAGAAAAAATCAATCAGCTTTTCAAAAATTTGGGGTTTAATCACACATCATTAAACAGAAAGATGATGGATTTTGAAGCACTGAAAAACGGCATAGACAACACCACGACTGCCAGGGATATGCTGTATGGCATAAAGGCATTGGCAGAGCAAAAGCTTTTATCAGGGAAGTATACTGAAAAAGCTCTGTATATATTGGAAAACCAGCAGTTTAAAAACAAACTTGCCAACACGATAGACGAGGAAAAAGTCACGGTTGCGGGTAAAACAGGCGAACTTCCCGGCATAGAACATGATTGCGCGATATTTACGCATAAAGGAAAAGCAGTCTGCGCTGCAGTACTTGTGGACAGGCTCCAAAATCAGGCAGCCGGCAAAGAAGTATTGTCCGCAATCGGCAGCCGCATTAATCAATATATGACACATAAATAA
- a CDS encoding ABC transporter ATP-binding protein: protein MAKKALLQVNNLKKHFSMGKGQTLKAVDDVSFHIKQGETFGIVGESGCGKSTAGRTIIGLYNRTEGEVLYDGKNVHNMTEKERFAFHRRMQMIFQDPYASLNPRSTVQEIISEPMEVHGLYPNKRERLERVYQLLEDVGLNRDHANRYPHEFSGGQRQRIGIARALALDPEFIIADEPISALDVSVQAQVVNLLKGLQEKKGLTYLFIAHDLSMVKHISDRIGVMYLGHLVELTTSENLYKNPLHPYTQALLSAIPIPDPDIEDNRERIILEGELPSPMNPPSGCVFRTRCPYAMEACASMKPEWQEIEKDHFVACHLYNEKVTGDNNRPQVAAAK, encoded by the coding sequence ATGGCAAAAAAAGCACTTTTACAGGTCAACAATCTGAAAAAACATTTTTCAATGGGAAAAGGACAAACCCTGAAGGCTGTTGATGATGTCTCCTTTCATATCAAACAGGGAGAAACTTTCGGGATTGTCGGCGAATCCGGCTGCGGAAAATCAACCGCAGGGCGTACCATCATTGGCTTATATAACCGTACAGAAGGGGAAGTCCTTTATGACGGGAAAAATGTCCATAACATGACTGAAAAAGAGAGGTTTGCTTTTCACAGGAGAATGCAGATGATTTTTCAGGATCCGTATGCCTCCTTGAATCCGCGTTCTACCGTACAGGAGATTATTTCCGAGCCCATGGAGGTTCATGGGTTATATCCGAATAAGAGGGAGCGTCTCGAGCGGGTCTATCAGCTTCTGGAGGATGTAGGTCTTAACCGCGACCATGCTAACCGTTATCCGCATGAATTCAGCGGCGGGCAGAGGCAAAGAATTGGAATTGCCCGTGCTTTGGCGCTGGATCCGGAATTCATTATTGCTGACGAGCCAATCTCAGCACTCGATGTATCGGTACAAGCCCAGGTGGTGAACCTGCTTAAGGGTCTCCAGGAGAAAAAAGGGCTGACCTACTTATTTATCGCCCATGATCTCTCAATGGTTAAGCATATCAGCGACAGAATCGGCGTTATGTACTTAGGCCATCTAGTGGAATTAACCACAAGCGAAAACTTATATAAAAATCCGCTTCACCCATATACACAGGCCCTGCTGTCGGCGATTCCCATCCCTGACCCTGATATCGAGGATAACCGGGAAAGAATCATTCTGGAAGGGGAGCTCCCAAGTCCAATGAATCCGCCAAGCGGCTGCGTATTCCGCACACGCTGTCCTTATGCGATGGAGGCTTGTGCTTCCATGAAGCCTGAGTGGCAGGAGATTGAGAAGGATCACTTTGTAGCCTGCCATTTATATAATGAAAAAGTAACGGGCGACAATAACCGTCCCCAAGTGGCGGCTGCGAAATAA
- a CDS encoding C40 family peptidase has translation MAIKQKWLVSVPAATLWTASDSSREMDTEAITNPVNLDAWLEKLTYEPRLELCDGNLVQSQLLYGEEVNILEERDGWVQVVVPSQPSSKDERGYPGWLPKAQLTQNEDWKLSSEKAAVIQNKKATLYSTDREPGLVLSYQTVLPVLQEEADWIQVQTPEGEGFLKSADVKVFESIEAIRKGSGRDIIAAGEQFIGLPYLWGGMSSYGYDCSGFSYSMCKANGVIIPRDAHDQAEAGKPVELDAIEPGDLLFFAYEEGKGKLHHVGIYYGDGKLLHSPNTGKNIEIIDLKDTIYEKELCAARRYWQETGE, from the coding sequence TTGGCAATTAAGCAGAAATGGCTGGTTTCGGTTCCGGCTGCGACCTTGTGGACAGCTAGCGATTCATCAAGAGAAATGGACACTGAAGCCATCACTAACCCGGTTAATCTGGATGCCTGGCTTGAAAAGCTCACCTATGAGCCCCGGCTGGAGCTTTGCGACGGGAATCTTGTGCAATCACAACTTTTGTACGGAGAAGAAGTGAATATATTGGAGGAGAGAGATGGATGGGTACAAGTTGTTGTCCCGAGCCAGCCTTCCTCAAAGGATGAAAGAGGGTACCCTGGCTGGTTGCCAAAGGCCCAGCTGACTCAAAATGAAGATTGGAAGCTTAGTAGTGAAAAAGCTGCTGTCATCCAGAACAAAAAAGCAACTCTCTATTCGACTGACAGAGAGCCGGGACTTGTTCTAAGCTATCAAACCGTACTTCCAGTCTTACAAGAAGAAGCCGATTGGATCCAGGTTCAGACACCTGAAGGAGAAGGATTCTTAAAATCTGCTGACGTAAAGGTCTTTGAATCAATCGAGGCTATACGGAAAGGCAGCGGAAGAGACATCATTGCTGCGGGAGAACAATTTATAGGCCTTCCCTATCTTTGGGGCGGCATGAGCAGCTATGGATATGACTGTTCAGGGTTCAGCTATTCGATGTGCAAAGCAAATGGAGTGATCATTCCACGTGATGCCCACGATCAGGCGGAAGCAGGGAAACCGGTCGAACTGGATGCCATTGAACCAGGGGATCTATTATTTTTTGCTTATGAAGAAGGAAAAGGCAAACTCCATCATGTAGGCATCTATTATGGTGATGGAAAGCTGCTTCATTCTCCAAATACCGGTAAAAACATCGAAATTATCGACTTGAAAGATACCATCTATGAAAAGGAACTATGTGCAGCTAGACGTTACTGGCAAGAGACGGGGGAATAA
- a CDS encoding dipeptide epimerase has translation MKINTIETFRAAVPLKKPFETALRTVETAETLVVKVTCDNGIAGWGEAPPTVVITGDSLSSIESAIHHVLKPMLINKSLLNYEEIFQGIQSALIGNSSAKAAVDMALYDCLAQQCKLPLYQFLGGHKNEVETDYTVSVNGPEEMGEDAVSYVQQGFDVLKVKVGKDDILTDIERIREIRNRVGSKIKIRLDANQGWKPKDAIYAIRKMEALDLNIELVEQPVKAWDIEGLKQVTDAVDTPIMADESVFTPKQAFDVIKTRSADLINIKLMKSGGIYQAQIINQLAEVCGMECMVGSMIETKIGITAAAHFAASKKNITRFDFDAPLMMAKEIVEGGIRYSGRKITLPSEPGLGIRNVSLAVNKQELTS, from the coding sequence ATGAAAATAAACACGATCGAAACATTTAGAGCTGCGGTACCACTGAAAAAACCATTTGAAACAGCTTTGAGAACTGTTGAGACAGCTGAAACACTTGTTGTAAAAGTAACATGCGATAACGGGATAGCCGGGTGGGGAGAAGCACCTCCCACTGTGGTGATCACCGGGGACAGCCTGTCAAGCATAGAGTCAGCCATTCATCATGTATTAAAGCCAATGCTGATCAATAAGAGTCTTCTAAACTATGAGGAGATCTTCCAGGGGATTCAGTCCGCATTAATAGGAAATTCGAGTGCAAAGGCAGCGGTGGATATGGCCTTATACGATTGTCTTGCACAGCAATGCAAACTGCCTCTTTACCAATTTTTAGGCGGACATAAAAATGAGGTGGAAACGGATTATACAGTAAGCGTCAATGGTCCGGAAGAAATGGGAGAAGATGCGGTTTCCTATGTTCAGCAAGGCTTCGATGTCCTTAAGGTAAAGGTAGGAAAGGATGATATTTTAACAGATATAGAGAGAATACGGGAAATCCGTAACCGGGTAGGATCGAAAATTAAAATCCGCCTGGATGCCAATCAGGGCTGGAAACCAAAGGATGCTATTTATGCCATCCGGAAAATGGAAGCACTGGACTTGAACATTGAGCTTGTCGAACAGCCGGTAAAGGCTTGGGATATAGAGGGGCTTAAACAGGTTACCGACGCGGTGGATACACCGATTATGGCAGATGAGAGTGTTTTTACACCGAAGCAGGCATTTGATGTCATTAAAACGCGAAGTGCTGACCTGATTAATATCAAACTGATGAAATCAGGGGGCATTTATCAGGCGCAGATCATTAATCAGCTCGCTGAAGTATGCGGGATGGAATGCATGGTAGGCAGCATGATTGAAACCAAGATCGGCATTACGGCCGCAGCCCATTTTGCAGCCAGCAAAAAGAATATAACCCGTTTTGATTTTGACGCCCCCTTGATGATGGCAAAAGAAATTGTGGAAGGCGGAATCCGCTATTCCGGCCGCAAAATTACCCTGCCATCTGAACCTGGCCTTGGTATCAGAAATGTATCATTAGCAGTAAACAAGCAGGAATTGACATCCTGA
- a CDS encoding S66 peptidase family protein — protein sequence MAIKPQRLKKGDAIGIIAPASPPNQENLKRSLSFLEELGVKVKMGEHVADQYGYLAGKDEDRLADLHNMFADKEVKAIICAGGGYGTGRIASQIDYDLIKENPKIFWGYSDITFLHTAIRQETGLVTFHGPMLASDIGKEDADPLSKQYFNQLFEPVTLDYPEGISELETMVNGSAAGVLTGGNLSLMASTIGTPYEIDTKDKLVLIEDINEEPRAVDRMLNQLHMAGKLSDAAGFIIGDFNNCVPERELSLELDEVLDTYIKRVNKPAVKGFHIGHCSPHISVPLGVRAELDAAGKKLKIESGVK from the coding sequence ATGGCAATCAAACCTCAGCGCCTGAAAAAAGGTGATGCGATTGGAATTATAGCACCGGCAAGCCCGCCCAATCAGGAGAACCTGAAACGATCCCTGTCTTTTTTGGAAGAGCTTGGTGTAAAGGTAAAGATGGGCGAGCATGTGGCAGACCAATATGGTTACCTGGCCGGGAAGGATGAAGACCGTCTGGCTGATTTACATAACATGTTTGCGGATAAGGAAGTCAAAGCGATCATTTGTGCAGGCGGCGGCTACGGAACCGGGAGAATTGCGTCCCAAATTGACTATGATCTGATAAAAGAAAACCCGAAAATTTTCTGGGGATACAGTGATATAACCTTCCTGCACACCGCCATCCGCCAAGAGACAGGATTGGTCACCTTCCATGGGCCGATGCTCGCCTCTGATATTGGCAAAGAGGATGCGGATCCGCTATCCAAGCAATATTTTAACCAGTTATTTGAGCCGGTCACGCTTGACTATCCAGAAGGAATTTCAGAATTGGAGACGATGGTGAACGGGAGTGCCGCGGGTGTCTTAACGGGCGGAAACCTGTCTCTTATGGCCAGTACAATCGGAACCCCATATGAAATTGATACAAAAGATAAACTTGTGCTTATTGAAGACATCAACGAAGAGCCCCGTGCGGTCGACCGCATGCTGAACCAGCTCCATATGGCAGGGAAGCTTTCGGATGCGGCCGGCTTTATCATTGGGGACTTTAATAATTGCGTTCCGGAAAGAGAACTTTCCCTGGAACTGGATGAAGTTCTGGACACATATATTAAAAGGGTGAATAAGCCTGCTGTAAAAGGCTTTCATATCGGCCATTGCTCTCCGCATATTTCTGTGCCATTAGGTGTAAGGGCAGAATTGGATGCAGCCGGTAAAAAGCTGAAAATCGAAAGCGGAGTTAAGTAA
- a CDS encoding peptide ABC transporter substrate-binding protein: protein MKKFLSLLLAGVLLFVMAACTANEDAGKETDGKDDGKKEESAEKVLYLNNGQEPTSFDPPIGFDSVSWSALNNLMEGLTRLGKNHEPEAAIAEKWDVSEDGKTYTFHIREDAKWSNGDPVTAGDFEFAWKRLLNPDTGSSAAFLGYFIEGGEAYNNGEGSADDVKVKAVDDKKFEVTLVSPQAYFLSVITNPAFFPINEKVATENPKWFAEAESFVGNGPFNLTEWEHDSHFVMEKNDQYWDADNVKLDKINWAIIDDTNTEYQMYQTGELDVSAVPSELSEKLLGEAKVEDQAGDYFYRFNVNMEPFQNENIRKAFSMAVDQKQIVDFVTKNGEKPAYGFVAYGFKDADGKDFRETAGDLVQTNVEEAKSLLKKGMEEEGYETLPEVTLTYSTSDSHKKIAEALQQMFKENLGVEVKLANMEWNVFAEEQKALKFQLSRSSFLADYADPINFLENFQTGHSMNRTGWSNDKYDQLIKDAKNEADEAKRFELMYEAEKILFEEMPIIPIHFYNQVYLYNDAVSGIVRHPVGYLELKWADKK, encoded by the coding sequence ATGAAAAAGTTTTTATCGCTGCTGCTTGCAGGTGTGTTGCTATTCGTTATGGCAGCCTGTACGGCAAATGAAGATGCAGGCAAAGAAACAGACGGCAAGGATGATGGCAAGAAAGAAGAAAGTGCTGAAAAGGTGCTTTATTTAAACAATGGCCAGGAGCCGACTTCGTTTGACCCTCCAATCGGCTTTGACTCTGTTTCCTGGAGCGCACTGAACAACTTGATGGAAGGTTTGACACGTCTGGGAAAAAATCATGAGCCGGAAGCAGCCATTGCCGAAAAGTGGGATGTATCTGAAGATGGAAAGACTTATACATTCCATATCCGCGAAGATGCCAAATGGTCAAATGGCGATCCTGTAACAGCAGGTGATTTTGAATTTGCCTGGAAGCGCCTTTTAAATCCTGATACAGGTTCTTCAGCCGCTTTCCTCGGCTACTTCATTGAAGGCGGAGAAGCTTATAACAACGGGGAAGGATCAGCTGATGATGTAAAAGTAAAAGCAGTTGATGATAAAAAATTTGAAGTCACTTTAGTTAGTCCGCAGGCTTATTTCTTAAGTGTAATCACTAACCCTGCATTTTTCCCGATCAATGAAAAAGTAGCAACAGAAAACCCGAAGTGGTTTGCTGAAGCAGAATCTTTTGTGGGCAACGGTCCTTTCAACCTGACAGAGTGGGAGCATGACAGCCACTTTGTAATGGAGAAAAACGATCAATACTGGGATGCTGATAATGTAAAACTGGATAAAATTAATTGGGCGATCATTGATGATACCAATACTGAATACCAAATGTATCAAACCGGAGAGCTTGATGTATCGGCTGTTCCATCTGAGCTGAGCGAAAAGCTATTGGGTGAAGCAAAGGTTGAAGACCAGGCCGGTGATTATTTCTACCGATTTAACGTAAATATGGAGCCATTCCAGAACGAAAACATCCGTAAAGCCTTCTCAATGGCAGTGGACCAGAAGCAAATCGTTGACTTTGTAACCAAGAATGGAGAAAAGCCAGCATACGGATTTGTAGCCTATGGATTTAAGGATGCTGATGGCAAGGATTTCCGTGAAACAGCAGGAGATCTTGTCCAAACGAATGTAGAAGAAGCGAAGTCCCTTCTTAAAAAAGGAATGGAAGAGGAAGGCTATGAAACACTTCCTGAAGTTACTTTAACGTACAGCACAAGTGATTCTCACAAGAAGATCGCTGAAGCTCTTCAGCAAATGTTCAAGGAAAACCTTGGCGTTGAAGTGAAGCTTGCCAATATGGAGTGGAATGTATTCGCTGAAGAACAAAAAGCGCTTAAATTCCAATTATCCCGAAGCTCATTCCTTGCTGACTATGCTGACCCAATCAACTTCCTTGAAAACTTCCAGACAGGACATTCCATGAACCGCACTGGCTGGAGCAATGATAAGTACGATCAGCTGATCAAGGATGCTAAGAATGAAGCAGACGAAGCAAAGCGCTTTGAACTGATGTATGAAGCGGAAAAAATCTTATTCGAAGAAATGCCGATTATCCCTATCCATTTCTACAACCAGGTATATCTCTATAATGATGCTGTTTCAGGAATTGTCCGCCATCCGGTTGGATATCTGGAGCTTAAATGGGCAGATAAGAAGTAA
- a CDS encoding ABC transporter ATP-binding protein — translation MEKVLEVKDLHVTFTTYGGEVQAVRGVSFDLFKGETLAIVGESGCGKSVTSQSIMRLIPSPPGRIADGSVLFKGKDLTKLKESEMRDIRGADISMIFQDPMTALNPTITIGEQIIEGIMQHKTVSRQDARKKALEMLNLVGIPNPSERLKHYPHQFSGGMRQRIVIAMALVCEPEVLIADEPTTALDVTIQAQILDLFKDIQKKTGVSIIIITHDLGVVAQVADRIAVMYAGKIVEAGERREIFYNPQHPYTKGLLNSVPRLDLDGADLIPIGGSPPDLFAPPAGCPFAARCEYAMEVCDRVYPYKTHLSRDHHVDCWLQDERAQKMHAGVK, via the coding sequence ATGGAGAAAGTACTAGAAGTAAAAGACCTGCATGTCACATTTACCACTTATGGCGGGGAAGTCCAGGCTGTAAGGGGTGTATCATTTGATCTCTTCAAGGGGGAAACCCTGGCGATTGTTGGTGAATCCGGCTGCGGAAAGAGTGTAACGTCCCAGAGCATCATGCGGCTGATTCCATCTCCTCCCGGGAGAATAGCAGATGGCTCTGTCCTATTTAAAGGGAAGGACCTGACAAAACTAAAAGAGTCTGAAATGCGGGATATCCGCGGTGCCGATATTTCGATGATCTTTCAGGATCCCATGACTGCATTAAACCCTACGATTACCATCGGGGAGCAAATTATAGAGGGAATTATGCAGCATAAAACCGTATCAAGGCAGGATGCCCGTAAAAAGGCCCTGGAAATGCTGAATTTAGTTGGAATACCAAATCCATCCGAAAGATTGAAGCATTATCCGCACCAATTCAGCGGAGGGATGAGGCAGCGGATCGTGATTGCCATGGCCCTTGTCTGTGAGCCGGAAGTGCTGATTGCCGATGAACCGACTACAGCACTGGATGTAACGATTCAAGCGCAAATTTTGGATTTATTTAAAGATATCCAGAAAAAAACTGGAGTATCTATCATAATTATTACCCATGACCTGGGGGTTGTCGCTCAAGTAGCAGACCGCATCGCTGTCATGTATGCAGGGAAAATAGTGGAGGCCGGAGAACGAAGGGAAATCTTCTATAATCCTCAGCATCCCTATACGAAGGGCCTGCTGAATTCCGTTCCGCGTCTTGACCTGGATGGTGCCGATCTTATTCCCATAGGCGGATCGCCGCCGGATTTATTCGCTCCGCCGGCTGGATGCCCATTTGCTGCCCGCTGCGAATATGCAATGGAGGTATGTGACCGGGTTTATCCCTATAAAACGCATTTAAGCCGGGATCATCATGTGGACTGCTGGCTCCAGGATGAGCGGGCACAAAAAATGCATGCAGGTGTAAAGTAA
- a CDS encoding ABC transporter permease: MPKAKDEDAAEAVVRPSLSYWQDAWRRLLKNKLAMAGLFFLIALAFMAIFGPMISPHNVSQQSLANQNLPPSSKYWFGTDELGRDVFARTWYGARISLFVGIVAAMIDFAIGVIYGGIAGYKGGRTDNAMMRVVEILYGLPYLLVVILISVVMGPGLFTIIFALSVTGWVGMARIVRGQVLQIKNYEFVLASKTFGTKTSRIIKKNLLPNTMGPIIVQMTLTVPSAIFAEAFLSFLGLGIQPPFASWGSMANDGLSTILSGHWWRLFFPAFFISLTMFSFNVLGDGLQDALDPKLRR, from the coding sequence ATGCCAAAGGCCAAAGACGAGGATGCAGCGGAAGCAGTTGTAAGGCCAAGCCTTTCTTATTGGCAGGATGCATGGCGCCGGCTTTTGAAAAATAAACTGGCGATGGCAGGGCTATTCTTTCTTATAGCCTTAGCCTTTATGGCCATATTCGGCCCGATGATTTCTCCGCATAATGTATCCCAGCAGTCATTGGCCAATCAGAATCTTCCGCCATCTTCAAAATACTGGTTTGGAACAGATGAATTAGGCCGGGATGTTTTTGCAAGAACATGGTACGGAGCAAGGATCTCCTTATTCGTTGGAATCGTGGCAGCCATGATTGATTTTGCAATCGGAGTCATTTACGGCGGTATTGCCGGCTATAAAGGCGGCAGAACAGATAATGCCATGATGAGGGTAGTGGAAATTCTTTATGGACTTCCTTATTTGCTGGTTGTTATTTTAATCAGTGTTGTAATGGGACCTGGTTTGTTCACCATTATATTCGCCCTTTCCGTAACGGGCTGGGTCGGGATGGCCCGGATTGTCCGCGGACAGGTTCTGCAGATCAAGAACTATGAATTTGTACTGGCATCAAAGACTTTCGGAACAAAAACATCGAGGATTATAAAGAAAAACCTGCTGCCGAACACGATGGGCCCTATCATTGTCCAGATGACTTTAACAGTGCCATCAGCCATCTTTGCAGAGGCGTTCCTGAGCTTTCTGGGATTAGGTATTCAGCCGCCTTTTGCCAGCTGGGGATCCATGGCCAATGATGGACTGTCTACGATTCTATCAGGTCACTGGTGGCGCCTGTTCTTCCCTGCCTTTTTCATTTCCCTGACCATGTTTTCATTTAATGTGCTTGGAGACGGATTGCAGGATGCCCTCGATCCGAAGTTAAGGAGGTAG
- a CDS encoding ABC transporter permease yields the protein MTGYIIKRLIAMVVTLWFIITLTFFLMHSIPGSPFNEERNTSEAVQRNMEKFYHLDEPLYVQYGMYLKSVATFDFGPSIKKSSQTVNEMLGRGFPVSFELGIVTLIVAVISGIALGIIAALRHNGFIDYLAMTIAVLGISVPNFVLATLLIQQLAVNLAILPVATWSSPKHMILPTLALATGPMAIIARLTRSSMLEVLTQDYIKTAKAKGLSPVKIVFKHALRNALLPVVTVLGSLAASILTGTFVIEKIFAIPGMGKYFVESINTRDYPVIMGTTVFYSSILIIMLFLVDIAYGVLDPRIKLHKKEAS from the coding sequence ATGACTGGATACATAATAAAACGCCTCATCGCAATGGTCGTCACACTTTGGTTCATTATCACTCTGACGTTTTTCTTAATGCACTCCATACCCGGATCGCCTTTTAATGAAGAAAGAAACACCAGCGAAGCGGTCCAGCGGAATATGGAGAAATTCTATCATTTGGACGAACCGCTGTATGTCCAATATGGGATGTACTTGAAATCCGTTGCAACATTTGACTTTGGACCATCTATTAAAAAGTCCTCACAGACGGTGAATGAAATGCTGGGACGGGGGTTCCCGGTGTCGTTTGAACTGGGAATCGTCACTTTGATTGTGGCTGTTATCTCAGGGATTGCGCTCGGAATCATCGCAGCTCTCCGGCACAATGGCTTTATTGATTATTTAGCGATGACCATTGCAGTTCTGGGAATATCAGTGCCAAACTTTGTGCTTGCCACACTATTAATTCAGCAGCTTGCTGTCAACCTGGCAATCCTCCCGGTGGCTACCTGGTCAAGCCCTAAGCATATGATTCTGCCGACTCTGGCGCTTGCGACCGGTCCTATGGCGATTATCGCCCGTCTGACACGTTCAAGCATGCTGGAAGTTCTGACACAGGATTACATCAAGACGGCCAAGGCTAAAGGCCTGTCACCGGTGAAAATTGTTTTTAAACATGCACTGAGAAATGCCCTTCTGCCTGTTGTAACCGTATTGGGGTCGCTTGCTGCAAGCATTTTGACAGGAACCTTTGTTATTGAAAAAATATTTGCCATTCCCGGAATGGGAAAGTATTTCGTAGAAAGCATCAATACGCGTGATTATCCCGTCATTATGGGAACCACCGTTTTCTACAGCTCGATTTTGATTATAATGCTGTTCCTCGTGGACATTGCATACGGAGTTCTGGACCCAAGAATTAAGCTTCATAAAAAGGAGGCGAGCTAA
- a CDS encoding M55 family metallopeptidase codes for MKLYLSVDMEGITGLADHTHVGSSKHNYERSRVIMTDEANHVVTAAFEEGCSEVIVNDSHSKMNNLLIERMHPETQLITGDVKPYSMVQGLDSSFTGAMFVGYHARASMKGVMSHSMIFGVRNMYINDHAIGEMGFNAYVAGYHGVPVLMVAGDDQAALEAEKLIPNVTTAVVKETISRSAVKSLTPAKAGLLLREKAAEALSKKELVKPLVPPENPVLRIEFANYGQAEWAALMPGAEIEENTTIVRYQAKDILEAYQAMLVMTELAMRTTFC; via the coding sequence ATGAAGCTTTATCTATCTGTTGATATGGAAGGAATTACGGGTCTGGCTGATCATACACATGTCGGATCATCAAAGCACAATTATGAACGCAGCAGGGTAATTATGACTGATGAGGCAAACCATGTGGTGACAGCTGCCTTTGAAGAAGGCTGCAGTGAGGTGATTGTCAATGACAGCCACTCGAAAATGAACAACCTGCTAATTGAAAGAATGCACCCGGAGACACAGCTGATTACGGGTGATGTTAAGCCATATTCAATGGTTCAGGGCCTGGACTCAAGCTTTACTGGTGCCATGTTTGTTGGATATCATGCACGTGCTTCCATGAAAGGGGTTATGTCCCACTCCATGATCTTCGGTGTAAGAAATATGTACATCAATGATCATGCCATTGGAGAAATGGGCTTCAATGCTTATGTGGCTGGCTATCATGGCGTGCCGGTTCTAATGGTGGCCGGAGATGACCAGGCGGCACTGGAAGCAGAGAAATTAATCCCGAATGTGACAACAGCTGTTGTAAAAGAGACGATATCACGGTCTGCTGTGAAATCGCTTACTCCTGCGAAAGCGGGCCTGCTTTTAAGAGAAAAAGCGGCAGAGGCACTTAGCAAAAAGGAGCTTGTCAAGCCGCTTGTGCCGCCGGAAAACCCTGTGTTGAGAATTGAATTTGCCAACTATGGCCAGGCTGAGTGGGCTGCTTTAATGCCTGGTGCAGAGATAGAAGAAAATACAACCATTGTCCGCTATCAGGCTAAAGATATTCTTGAAGCATACCAGGCTATGCTCGTGATGACTGAGCTGGCCATGAGAACTACATTCTGTTAG
- a CDS encoding DUF3870 domain-containing protein: protein MYRQNTVYIIGDSKTSLNNPIMQKYNGFFIGLVIDRETDEIVDAECSSTINLTSLFIKSIFVGKSILEADKVSEEIESRYFGSSQKALIVAFKNAHIKYTQIMNK from the coding sequence ATGTACAGACAAAATACCGTCTATATCATCGGAGACAGCAAAACATCATTGAACAATCCGATTATGCAAAAATACAATGGCTTTTTTATCGGCCTTGTGATCGACAGAGAAACAGATGAAATAGTAGATGCAGAATGTTCATCTACCATAAATTTAACCTCATTGTTTATTAAATCGATATTTGTCGGCAAATCCATACTGGAAGCAGACAAAGTATCAGAAGAAATCGAAAGCCGCTACTTCGGCTCCTCGCAAAAGGCCCTGATAGTTGCCTTTAAAAACGCCCATATAAAATATACACAAATCATGAATAAATAA